The following DNA comes from Polynucleobacter sp. MG-6-Vaara-E2.
CTCCTGCGTAACCAAATATAGCGGACATACCCAAACAGAATATGGTGCAAACAAATGATTTCAAGCTAATTCTATAAAGCGTCATTGATAGTTCTCATATATGGATGGTGGGATAGGCTTTGAAGTTGGCATATACCCAGGAACGTTTAGCTTCATGATATCAACTGGGTTGCTACCAGCGCTAGCAAAGCCCCTAAATTCGATCTGAAAGAGCACTTGAGTAGTCGTGATAAGAGAAGTATTGACTGCCTGTGAGTAGGCGCCTCGGAAAGTCCAACAATCCCTGGTCCACTCTAAGCCAACCAAAGTATTCAAGGTTTTAATCGTTAAAGCATCATATCCCCAGCGCCCCAATACAGAAACTTCTCTGGTAAGCGGCCATTGACCTGAAATATTGTATTGGTCTGTCTTGGTGGCAGCAGGTGTAGCAACTTGGTTATTTTGAATGGACGCCTGCAAAGGTGGTGACCAAACGTTGCGATATCCAAAATTTAAGCTTCTTCCAGGCGTTGGTCGCCAACTTGCGCCTACGGTTGTTTGCACAAAACGATTTAATTGTGTGTTGTACTGACCAAACATATCCGCGCTGAAATTACCGAGTAAGCGCACTGAAGCAGAACCCAAGGTATCCGAGTATGTAGTTGGGTTGGCGATGTTTCCATTCAAACCAACTTTTTGCCCGGTAAATTGCTGCTTTTGGGCAAGTGTTACGTTCGCACGCTCAGCGCCTGTATTTGCCTCAATCATTCGACTGGTTAAACCTAAGGTAGCCGCATTGGAGTCGGCAACACGGTCATTACCAATAAATGTGTTTGCTGTAAAGATTTGCGAAACGCCGAAACCTGCGTCAGCCGTATCAAATACTGGTGTATTAGCCTGACTTTGATACGGAGTGAAGGCATAAAACGCTCTTGGCTCCATGGTGAGCAACATATCGCGCCCAAAAAAACCTTTTAGCTCAGAGGCCTCTCTCTCAAATGCCAGTCCAGAATCCAAGCTGAATGTCGGAATCGTAAATCCCTGAGCGTTCGGCACGCTTCCGGAAACATAAGGAGTAGCGTTATAAGTATTCGACTGAAAGCTCACGGTAGGCGTAACGTAATATCCAGGCGTGATCTGCGGAAGCGACAGCGCGCCTTTGACCACTGTTCTGTCAGCCTGGGTATAGGCGCCCGGAGGTGGTGCATTAAAGTTACTTCCCAATGCATAGGCAAAGCGTGTGTAATCTGTTGAGAAAGTGGTCTTTGGCCCAGTAGACAAAGCTAAATACCGACCACTAGGATCTGAAACTACCGGACTTAACTGACTATTGTATGCAGCAGTAATGTTTGGCAATACGTTATATGGCGCTTGCACTAAATTATTAGGGTCTGGCTGCAAAGTTTGAAAGCTTGCAGCTTTGGCACCAACCGTCCAATTACTTAACTCACCAGTTAATTGCTTACTAGTGCCAGCCTCCTGACGGAACTGACTGGTAACCTGTCCCGCAATACTTTGTGAAAAATCAGTTGGGTATAGGCTATCCGAGACCCGCGCCATATTGACATAACCATTCCATGACCCGGGCAATGGTGCACCACCAGGACCAACACCACCGTCAAAAATTTGACGTTGCTGCCAATCGTATTTCCAGCGATTGCTTCCTGTTTGTTTATCGTAGGGTAAGTATTCGCCAGTTGCCACTCCAGAATATTCTTTATCCAAGAAACGATAAGACGCTCCTAACATCAAACCGCGATGATTCATTTCGCGAGGAAGCAACAACAAGTCGCGATTCGGCGCAATGTTGACGTAATAAGGCTGAGTAATATCTAAACCATTGTTCGAGTTGTATCCAACGACTGGTGCTAACAAGCCTGTTCTGCGCTCACCCGATGTTGGGGCAGTGAAGTAAGGCACGTAAGCAATCGGAACATTAAAGAAGCGCATCACACCATTGGTACCAACCATTTCTTTTTGTTCATTATCAATCTCTAAACTACTTGCCGTGAAATACCAGTCCATATTTTCTGGCGTGCAAGTAGTGTAGGTGGCTTTATCAAATACAAATATGTCAGAGTTTTCAATAGTCAGTTTTTTTGCGGTGCCATTTCCGCGTGTATCTCTCAGCTCAT
Coding sequences within:
- a CDS encoding LPS-assembly protein LptD — translated: MSHYRLRAGLRAPLFLHVALRITMGIALLHFVFFARAQAPAALPPVSQATQNFTLLPDRGNVTVLKLDDQLRVGKPIADGQALTFTSSDVIDGVVERDMHLKGRAQIRRNGAVLKADEITYNPDTDNADLLGNAELSKGNTTFKGPKGQFKVDAREGSMETPTYELRDTRGNGTAKKLTIENSDIFVFDKATYTTCTPENMDWYFTASSLEIDNEQKEMVGTNGVMRFFNVPIAYVPYFTAPTSGERRTGLLAPVVGYNSNNGLDITQPYYVNIAPNRDLLLLPREMNHRGLMLGASYRFLDKEYSGVATGEYLPYDKQTGSNRWKYDWQQRQIFDGGVGPGGAPLPGSWNGYVNMARVSDSLYPTDFSQSIAGQVTSQFRQEAGTSKQLTGELSNWTVGAKAASFQTLQPDPNNLVQAPYNVLPNITAAYNSQLSPVVSDPSGRYLALSTGPKTTFSTDYTRFAYALGSNFNAPPPGAYTQADRTVVKGALSLPQITPGYYVTPTVSFQSNTYNATPYVSGSVPNAQGFTIPTFSLDSGLAFEREASELKGFFGRDMLLTMEPRAFYAFTPYQSQANTPVFDTADAGFGVSQIFTANTFIGNDRVADSNAATLGLTSRMIEANTGAERANVTLAQKQQFTGQKVGLNGNIANPTTYSDTLGSASVRLLGNFSADMFGQYNTQLNRFVQTTVGASWRPTPGRSLNFGYRNVWSPPLQASIQNNQVATPAATKTDQYNISGQWPLTREVSVLGRWGYDALTIKTLNTLVGLEWTRDCWTFRGAYSQAVNTSLITTTQVLFQIEFRGFASAGSNPVDIMKLNVPGYMPTSKPIPPSIYENYQ